One Dictyostelium discoideum AX4 chromosome 3 chromosome, whole genome shotgun sequence genomic region harbors:
- the ctps gene encoding CTP synthase, producing the protein MKYIVVTGGVLSGIGKGIIASSTAMILKSMGLRVTSIKIDPYLNIDAGTMSPFEHGEVFVLDDGGEVDLDLGNYERFLDVNLGKDNNITTGKIYNLVIEKERKGQYLGKTVQVVPHITEEIQNWIERVAHLPVDGDKGTPDVCVIELGGTVGDIESMPFTEALRQFQFRVGVENFCLMHVSLVPVLGVVGEQKTKPSQQSIRELRSLGLSPDFCLCRSTQPLTEETKKKISLFCHVAPDNVIGVHDVSNIYRVPILLNQQNLPNLVLRRLQLNPKVDLSKTSPSESTPYWMASWKGLADRMDKITNESLNPIRIAMVGKYTGLTDAYLSVIKALDHASMAIERKMVIDWVEASNLETQNSSTAEYKKSWEMLRGAHGILVPGGFGDRGIEGMILTANYARTSGKPFLGICLGLQIAVIEYARNVMGWENANSEEFSASGSGKNVVVFMPEVSKTHMGGTMRLGSRDTIFTDVDNKISKLYNVDKVGQAVEERHRHRYEVNPEVVDEIHAKGLHFVGKDTTGVRMEIVELKDHDYYVACQFHPEFKSRPQRPSPPFIGLLNASLERLKKM; encoded by the exons atgaaatatattGTTGTTACAGGTGGTGTTTTAAGTGGTATTGGTAAAGGTATTATTGCCAGTAGTACAGCAATGATCCTCAAATCAATGGGATTACGTGTTAcctcaattaaaattgatccatatttaaatattgatgcTGGTACCATGAG tCCATTCGAACATGGTGAAGTATTTGTATtagatgatggtggtgaagtAGATTTAGATCTTGGAAATTATGAAAGATTTTTAGATGTAAATTTAggtaaagataataatattactactggtaaaatttataatttagttattgaaaaa gAAAGAAAAGGTCAATATTTAGGTAAAACAGTTCAAGTTGTACCACATATTACagaagaaattcaaaattgGATTGAAAGAGTTGCACATTTACCAGTTGATGGTGATAAAGGTACACCAGATGTATGTGTTATTGAATTAGGAGGTACAGTTGGTGATATTGAATCAATGCCATTCACAGAAGCATTAcgtcaatttcaatttcgtgttggtgttgaaaaCTTTTGTTTAATGCATGTTTCATTAGTTCCAGTTTTGGGTGTAGTTGGTGAACAAAAGACCAAACCATCACAACAATCAATTCGTGAATTACGTTCATTGGGTTTAAGTCCAGATTTTTGTTTATGTCGTAGTACTCAACCATTGACTGAAGAAACCAAAAAGaagatttcattattttgtcATGTTGCACCAGATAATGTCATTGGTGTTCATGATGTTTCAAACATTTATCGTGTTCCAATATTACTCAATCAACAAAATTTACCAAATCTCGTACTTAGACGTTTACAATTGAATCCAAAGGTTGATTTAAGTAAAACCTCACCAAGTGAATCAACTCCATATTGGATGGCCTCTTGGAAGGGTTTAGCTGACCGTATGGACAAAATCACCAATGAAAGTCTTAACCCAATTCGTATTGCAATGGTTGGCAAATACACTGGTCTCACAGATGCCTACCTCTCTGTAATCAAAGCATTGGATCATGCTTCAATGGCAATTGAAAGAAAGATGGTAATCGATTGGGTTGAAGCTTCAAATTTAGAAACTCAAAACTCATCCACTGcagaatataaaaaatcatgGGAAATGTTACGTGGTGCTCATGGTATTTTGGTTCCAGGTGGTTTTGGTGATCGTGGTATCGAAGGTATGATTTTAACCGCAAATTATGCTCGTACCTCTGGTAAACCATTCCTTGGAATTTGTTTAGGTTTGCAAATTGCTGTCATCGAATACGCTCGTAACGTTATGGGTTGGGAGAACGCAAACTCTGAAGAATTCTCTGCTAGTGGTTCCGGTAAGAATGTCGTTGTTTTCATGCCAGAAGTTAGTAAAACTCATATGGGTGGTACAATGAGATTGGGCTCACGTGATACCATCTTCACCGATGTTGACAATAAAATCTCAAAACTTTATAATGTCGATAAAGTTGGTCAAGCCGTTGAAGAACGTCATCGTCATCGTTATGAAGTTAATCCAGAAGTCGTAGATGAAATTCATGCTAAAGGTCTTCACTTTGTAGGTAAAGATACTACTGGCGTTAGAATGGAAATCGTTGAACTCAAAGATCATGATTATTATGTAGCTTGCCAATTCCATCCAGAATTTAAATCAAGACCACAAAGACCATCTCCACCATttattggtttattaaatgCTTCACTTGAAAGATTAaagaaaatgtaa
- the uqcrq gene encoding cytochrome b-c1 complex subunit 8 yields MGQASKVFGKQITYSVSPFQQKLFVNYFKNAIPHLRRGVKDNFFCSVPYFAALYITVNWANETYHNEMKDHWY; encoded by the exons atgggTCAAGCAAGCAAA gTCTTTGGTAAACAAATTACATACTCAGTTTCACCATTCCAACAAAAACTTTTTGTAAACTATTTCAAAAATGCCATCCCACATTTAAGACGTGGTGTTAAAGATAACTTCTTCTGTTCAGTTCCATATTTCGCTGCTTTATATATCACTGTTAACTGGGCTAATGAAACCTACCACAACGAAATGAAAGACCACTGGTATTaa
- the fut8 gene encoding hypothetical protein — translation MNRNSWFCCLILLIIIYLLSQIIINKISNTFAIKQPKLNNITVNYNFKNNIEIVDLIFIQYYNPLEKEYIKIINNNHSVLNYFTSNLINSHKSYKNFKIINFLNNNNNNNKSPILKYNIENNNNNNNKIFKDISFSNNKNIFDKLISNHLILEITSLNDLIDLFDFIEFIEGKIKNSITIFGFCFLRENLEENIDNFLSSHRVWSIKFNYSFNCKLNNYEKSFEYGQLIQLIKVSESFDTFKFYNYLDKLQFYNNNNGGNKNNYNNKILIHSLRPFGMISSLHFLGYSLTLSLEWNRTLIIDDSKFLFSNKFTDLFLPITAKTKFENFNNVEEKSAQIINFLKSEKEYNHSNPISIITNDYHVYVDFKSCNEFPKQWFQGGDLYCFKSHIMNYIIRPNYKIRKIIELHKLNLFHNDKNNYNINNDELNCLAIHIRNGDKVIENSMKNKSIVLNYFQDYLDFIVNDKYLNNGRNFIKNIFVMSDNQTIFNIDLPNAQIRYPQFKFHYLKDIIRDDNTTNFIKYLNDDNYDTNLKTLKNRPNSNIGNGLLSEIIIASECQYFIGSQTSNVARLIVELMNANRKSNPSLKIKLYKTLDNSSWFADP, via the exons atgaatagaaatagttggttttgttgcttaatattattgattattatttatttgttatcacagataattattaataaaatatcaaatacATTCGCTATCAAACagccaaaattaaataatattacagttaattacaattttaaaaataatattgaaatagtggatttaatatttattcaatATTATAATCCATTGGAAAaagaatatataaaaataataaataacaacCATTCAGTACTTAATTATTTcacttcaaatttaataaattcacataaatcatataaaaacttcaaaataattaattttttaaataataataataataataataaatcaccaattttaaaatataatattgaaaataataataataataataataaaatatttaaagatattagttttagtaataataaaaatatatttgataaattaattagtaatcatttaattttagaaataacaagtttaaatgatttaatagatttatttgattttatagaATTTATAGaaggaaaaattaaaaatagcataacaatatttggattttgttttttaagaGAAAATTTGGAAGAGAATATAGATAATTTCTTATCATCTCATAGAGTTTGgtcaataaaatttaattattcctttaattgtaaattaaataattatgaaaaatcatttgaatatGGTCAACtcattcaattaataaaagtttCAGAATCATTTgatacttttaaattttataattatttagataaattacaattttataataataataatggtggtaataaaaataattataataataaaatattaattcactCATTAAGACCATTTGGTATGATAAGTAGTTTACACTTTTTAGGATACTCTTTAACACTTTCTTTAGAATGGAATAGgacattaataattgatgatagtaaattcttattttcaaataaatttacagATTTATTTCTACCAATTACAGCAAAAACAAA atttgaaaattttaataatgttgaaGAAAAGTCTGcacaaattattaattttttaaaaagtgaaAAGGAATATAATCATTCAAATCCAATATCGATAATAACAAATGATTATCATGTTTATGTAGATTTTAAAAGTTGTAATGAATTTCCAAAACAATGGTTTCAAGGTGGTGATTTgtattgttttaaatctCATATTatgaattatataattagaccaaattataaaattagaaaaattattgaattacataaattaaatttatttcataatgataaaaataattataatattaataatgatgaattaaattgtttaGCAATTCATATAAGGAATGGTGATAAagtaattgaaaattcaatgaaaaataaaagtatagttttaaattattttcaagattatttggattttattgtaaatgataagtatttaaataatggtagaaattttattaaaaatatatttgtaaTGAGTGATAATCAaactatatttaatattgatttaccAAATGCTCAGATTAGATATccacaatttaaatttcattatttaaaagatataatcAGAGATGATAATAcaacaaattttataaagtatttaaatgatgataactatgatacaaatttaaaaacattaaaaaatagaccaaattcaaatattggtAATGGTTTATTATCAGAGATAATAATAGCATCAGAATGTCAATATTTTATAGGTTCTCAAACTTCAAATGTTGCTAGACTAATAGTTGAATTAATGAATGCAAATAGAAAATCAAATccatctttaaaaataaaattatataaaacaCTAGATAATTCATCATGGTTCGCTGATCCTTAA
- a CDS encoding hypothetical protein (calponin homology (CH) domain-containing protein), with product MSVKTGKEALLMWAQVRTQGYPNIKVNNFTDSWGDGLAFCALIHSYEGDKLFSYESLSSENKRDNLELAFSHATKLGVPDLLDPDYLLIPGGLDRRSIMTYLSELYHYFKKTYPESPDAPYSKKNGISFNLQELSSEQLTELLMKEREKKGIKTKTPNGANVPTKKAVDPAIAAKRAEEDRIRQENRKKIEEEARERRRREEEEERFKREEVQKIRQLNDPNSSTLKNRIKEIEEQEKKKKQEDEEKKQQRMSVGFNNTSNSNINNNNAPINKRGSVSLSYQQAAAAINQPDENPVSQRQKELEEINRMRKERHLSSFNNNDDSSNTPSRQKELEEIDRLRKENKGPVSQVSSTEEENENRVNSRQKELEEIERSRKERNANNIFLQNNGNTERGSTRQKELEEIDRLRKEKRQSVSLEGSNQFGESGPSADSLDSLKTQRQKELEEIDRERKQKRLSFNQENNNNNNNNNTNNNVEQEQKPEPIKEEQEEEEQKLSSPSTEPIELTREQRLQKLKEEKEAIKEKEEQEKIEREKQREQRRIEKEQREKEEREQEELAEIEREKQREQRRLEKEQREKEDKEREKELKRQKEEREREKEQRRLEKEQKDREERKLEREKELEREREKELEREREREQRRLERERDEIEREQRRLEKIQHEKEEKERLERELKEKEERELKEKKEKDLDSFEEQRRKREQERRLRKEQIEREVEEESKRIEAEREARKKARELDRPSVSSPISSSSSPSNPSSSSPTPISNTSPSNSSGNLMLSEQEQRRRDREQRRLELEQEANKLEEERKKSQEERSLARDQKERELEEEPKSLDQEREERRRKREEAKNS from the exons atgtcaGTAAAAACAGGTAAAGAAGCTTTGTTAATGTGGGCTCAAGTTAGAACTCAAGGTTATCCAAATATTaaagttaataattttacagATTCTTGGGGTGATGGTTTGGCATTTTGTGCATTAATTCATTCATATGAaggtgataaattatttagttatgaatcattatcatctgaAAATAAAAGAGATAATTTAGAATTGGCATTTAGTCATGCTACTAAACTTGGTGTACCAGATTTATTAGATCCAgattatt tATTAATTCCAGGTGGATTAGATAGAAGAAGTATTATGACTTATTTATCAGAATTgtatcattattttaaaaagacaTATCCAGAATCACCAGATGCACCATATTCTAAAAAGAATGGTATTTCATTTAATCTTCAAGAATTATCAAGTGAACAGTTGACAGAGTTATTAATGAAAGAGAGAGAAAAGAAAGGtataaaaactaaaacacCAAATGGTGCAAATGTACCAACAAAGAAAGCCGTTGATCCTGCAATTGCAGCCAAAAGAGCAGAAGAAGATAGAATTAGACAAGAGAATAGAAAGAAAATTGAAGAGGAAGCACGtgaaagaagaagaagagaagaagaagaggaaagATTTAAACGTGAAGAAGTTCAAAAGATTAGACAATTAAATGATCCAAATAGTAGTACATTAAAGAATAGAATTAAAGAGATTGAAGAacaagagaaaaagaaaaaacaagaagatgaagaaaagAAACAACAAAGAATGTCAGTaggttttaataatactagtaatagtaatatcaataataataatgcaccaataaataaaagaggTAGTGTTAGTTTATCATATCAACAAGCAGCAGCAGCAATTAATCAACCAGATGAAAATCCAGTTTCACAAAGACAAAAAGAATTGGAAGAAATTAATAGAATGCGTAAAGAAAGACACCTTTCTTCATTTaacaataatgatgattcatCAAATACACCAAGTAGACAAAAGGAATTAGAAGAGATTGATCGTCTTAGAAAAGAGAATAAAGGTCCAGTTAGTCAAGTTTCATCAACTGAGGAAGAGAATGAAAATAGAGTTAACTCTAGACAAAAAGAATTGGAGGAGATTGAAAGAtcaagaaaagaaagaaatgcaaataatatattccttcaaaataatggtaatactGAACGTGGTTCAACTAGACAAAAAGAATTGGAAGAAATTGATCGTCTTCGTAAAGAGAAACGTCAATCTGTTAGTTTGGAAGGTTCTAATCAATTTGGTGAAAGTGGTCCAAGTGCTGATAGTTTAGATTCATTAAAAACTCAAAGACAAAAAGAATTGGAAGAAATTGATAGagaaagaaaacaaaaaagattatcatttaatcaagaaaataataataataataataataataatacaaataataatgtagaacaagaacaaaaaCCAGAACCAATtaaagaagaacaagaagaagaagaacaaaaattatcatcaccatcaacagaaccaattgaattaaCAAGAGAACAAAgattacaaaaattaaaagaagaaaaagaagctattaaagaaaaagaagaacaagaaaaGATTGAACGTGAGAAACAACGTGAACAACGTCGTATTGAGAAAGAACAACGTGAAAAAGAAGAGAGAGAACAAGAGGAGCTCGCTGAAATTGAACGTGAGAAACAACGTGAACAACGTCGTCTTGAGAAAGAACAACGTGAAAAGGAGGATAAAGAGCGTGAAAAGGAATTAAAACGTCAAAAAGAGGAACGTGAACGTGAAAAGGAACAACGTCGTCTCGAAAAGGAACAAAAAGATAGAGAAGAAAGAAAACTTGAACGTGAGAAGGAACTTGAACGTGAACGTGAGAAAGAACTTGAGCGTGAGCGTGAACGTGAACAACGTCGTCTTGAAAGAGAGAGGGATGAAATTGAACGTGAGCAACGTCGTCTTGAAAAAATTCAACACGAAAAGGAGGAAAAGGAAAGATTAGAAagagaattaaaagaaaaagaagaacgTGAACtcaaagaaaagaaagaaaaagatttagataGTTTCGAAGAACAACGTAGAAAACGTGAACAAGAAAGAAGATTAAGAAAAGAACAAATTGAGAGAGAGGTCGAAGAGGAAAGCAAAAGAATTGAAGCTGAGCGTGAAGCTAGAAAGAAAGCCAGAGAACTCGATAGACCATCAGTATCCTCTCCAATCTCTTCCTCTTCCTCACCTTCAAATCCTTCCTCCTCATCACCAACTCCAATCAGTAATACCTCTCCTTCAAATTCAAGTGGTAATCTCATGCTCTCTGAACAAGAACAACGTAGAAGAGATCGTGAACAACGTCGTTTAGAATTAGAACAAGAAGCTAATAAACTTGAAGAAGAACGTAAGAAAAGCCAAGAAGAAAGAAGCCTCGCAAGAGAccaaaaagaaagagaattGGAAGAAGAACCAAAAAGCCTTGACCAAGAAAGAGAAGAACGTCGTAGAAAGAGAGAAGAAGCTAAAAATTCTTAA